A region from the Paraburkholderia youngii genome encodes:
- a CDS encoding glycosyltransferase family 2 protein, translating into MNLKGMISVVIVNYNTPKLVGNCVRSVLELSIADKEDIVVVDNASPDNSFSYLRETLPTGVRLVKTSINRGFGAGVNFGMVGCLRELVLVLNPDTYFVDTSLENAVQLFETEKDVGLVGLDLVYPDGERQFSARRFYSMLDILGRRSPLGRLGVFKRRIDLHMMREAWAAGTPFEADWVLGTGFIVRRALFGELGGMDEHFFLYMEDVDFCARIWQAGYRVLCVPGARLTHEHQRASAAGLLSKAGRRHMNSLWRFSRKYRVPLFRPPGVQGLMRGAKAHALPVPMAAVSARAAAAEQAQSITIE; encoded by the coding sequence ATGAACCTGAAGGGAATGATCAGTGTGGTGATCGTCAATTACAACACGCCGAAACTGGTCGGAAATTGCGTGCGCTCCGTGCTGGAACTTTCGATTGCGGATAAGGAGGACATCGTCGTAGTGGACAACGCTTCACCTGACAATTCGTTTTCCTATCTGAGGGAGACGCTTCCGACAGGAGTGAGGCTCGTCAAAACGTCGATCAATCGCGGCTTCGGAGCCGGCGTCAATTTCGGCATGGTCGGTTGTCTGCGCGAACTCGTGCTCGTGCTGAACCCGGACACCTATTTCGTCGATACATCGCTCGAAAACGCCGTGCAGTTGTTCGAGACGGAGAAGGATGTCGGCCTCGTCGGTCTCGATCTGGTCTACCCGGATGGCGAGCGGCAGTTTTCCGCGCGGCGCTTCTATTCGATGCTCGACATACTCGGCCGGCGCTCGCCGCTCGGGCGGCTCGGCGTGTTCAAGCGCCGCATCGACCTCCACATGATGCGCGAAGCGTGGGCCGCGGGCACGCCGTTCGAAGCCGACTGGGTGCTGGGCACGGGCTTTATCGTGCGGCGCGCATTGTTCGGCGAACTCGGCGGCATGGACGAGCACTTCTTCCTCTATATGGAGGATGTCGATTTTTGCGCGCGCATCTGGCAGGCGGGCTACCGCGTGCTGTGCGTGCCGGGCGCGCGGCTCACGCACGAGCATCAGCGCGCGTCGGCAGCGGGCTTGCTCAGCAAGGCGGGACGCCGGCATATGAACAGCTTGTGGCGCTTCAGCCGCAAGTATCGTGTGCCGCTGTTCAGACCGCCAGGCGTGCAGGGCCTGATGCGCGGCGCGAAGGCGCATGCGCTGCCGGTCCCGATGGCCGCCGTGAGCGCGCGTGCGGCGGCCGCCGAGCAGGCGCAAAGCATCACGATCGAGTGA
- a CDS encoding glycosyltransferase, with translation MKQLFVTPFLPQKNAPQAGHRLAYDYLIKLSAESELDVLIVSRVPVDEKDIEFRANVRNVYIQYVSRFDLIPSFLANPLTFSPRLFSRYKPAIGKFLCELVDRHRYDTVRLEFSQCFTYAQNLRERFHDGVKIVMCAHDVQIQVMLRIKSIEGWLFTRQTFMLEQRLLKLADKVLVLSSKDAQLINGLYPGVGTVQVVPISLPAFLKEVRRSKDTVEKGNILFWGAMQRRENEEALLNFIDTIFLPLRRRGLQLKLFVVGSDPSERVKRLNSDDICVTGFVENPGKYFEAAAIGVVPLLSGAGVKLKTLEMLAAKLPVVSTPLGAEGVEHDGTLLNVCEIDEFQRVIERIYRGEPVNVNASVAYQA, from the coding sequence ATGAAACAGCTATTTGTCACGCCTTTTCTGCCTCAGAAAAACGCGCCGCAAGCTGGCCACCGGTTGGCCTACGACTACCTGATCAAACTGAGCGCGGAATCGGAGCTCGACGTGCTGATCGTGTCGCGCGTGCCGGTCGACGAAAAAGACATCGAGTTTCGCGCGAACGTGCGCAACGTCTACATCCAGTACGTGAGCCGGTTCGACCTGATTCCGTCGTTCCTCGCGAATCCGCTGACGTTTTCACCGCGCCTGTTCTCGCGCTATAAGCCCGCGATCGGCAAGTTCCTTTGCGAGCTCGTCGACAGGCACCGTTACGACACGGTGCGGCTCGAATTCTCGCAATGCTTCACGTATGCGCAGAATCTGCGCGAGCGTTTCCACGACGGCGTGAAGATCGTGATGTGCGCGCATGACGTGCAGATCCAGGTGATGCTGCGCATCAAGTCCATCGAAGGATGGCTGTTTACACGGCAGACCTTCATGCTCGAACAGCGTCTGCTGAAGCTGGCCGACAAGGTGCTCGTGCTGTCGAGCAAGGACGCGCAGCTGATCAACGGCCTGTACCCCGGGGTCGGCACGGTGCAGGTCGTGCCGATCTCGCTGCCGGCGTTTCTGAAGGAAGTGCGGCGCTCGAAAGACACGGTCGAAAAAGGCAACATCCTGTTCTGGGGGGCGATGCAACGCCGCGAAAACGAAGAGGCGCTGCTCAATTTCATCGACACGATTTTTCTGCCGCTGCGCCGGCGCGGTCTGCAACTGAAGCTGTTCGTGGTCGGTTCCGATCCGAGCGAGCGCGTGAAGCGCCTCAACAGCGACGATATCTGCGTGACCGGCTTCGTCGAAAATCCGGGCAAGTACTTCGAGGCCGCCGCTATCGGCGTGGTGCCGCTGCTCTCGGGCGCCGGCGTCAAGCTCAAGACGCTCGAGATGCTCGCGGCGAAACTGCCGGTCGTGTCGACGCCGCTCGGCGCGGAAGGCGTCGAGCACGACGGCACCTTGCTCAATGTCTGCGAGATCGATGAGTTCCAGCGCGTGATCGAGCGCATCTACCGCGGGGAACCGGTCAACGTCAACGCCTCCGTGGCGTATCAGGCGTGA
- a CDS encoding GNVR domain-containing protein has translation MNQSSAPFDSRNNNSEHPPAGFANYLDALYDNRKLIALTTAIAVALGIGYSVFSEPVYRADILVQVEENAGTSSKSVIGDVSAMFDVKTATSGEAQVIGSRMVVGRAVDKLNLDIEAAPRYFPLFGRWLARHSDHLSTPGPHGYVYGNERIKVSKFDVPEELFDRPFVLRMGEGSSYELQYGKLKLEGTVGQALNATTNYGPLTLVVDRIDAKPGATFEVRRQSALTTTEKLRKELTISEKGKESDILGVSLEGSDPNKISAILGTIAGEYVSQNLKRKSEEAERSIRFLEMQLPEMRQQLSDSETRFNDFRAKHGTVDLGEEATNLLQLSVQAQTRLAELQQKRNELLSRFTDQHPAVQSVNAQLRAAQQEAKDLASRTQSLPPLEQNVLRLQRDVQVGTELDTSLRNTLEQLKLIKAGKAGNVRIVDGAVAPDTPVRPKPLLIIIGALMLGVFVGSVIALVRQRLFDAIDDPYEVELRTGLPVYASVPFSRQEERFAHSRRRPESKALVLAGEAVIDPAIESLRGFRTALEFTMTKARNHIVLITGPTPGIGKSFVSLNLAAVIGATGKRVLLVDGDLRRGFLHRHLGGDRGPGLSDLIQGAYRPEELIRATRFQGVDFIASGRQVASPSDVLSNTRLESVLRQVATGYDVVLLDGPPVLLAADAVRLACVAGTTFFVARQGVTGIGELRESVRQMQKVGLPVRGVIMNGLKMRPGRYSYGYGRYRYAAYIYKPYDR, from the coding sequence ATGAACCAAAGCAGTGCACCATTCGATAGCCGGAACAACAACAGCGAACATCCGCCGGCAGGCTTCGCGAACTATCTGGATGCGCTGTATGACAACCGCAAGCTGATTGCCCTCACGACGGCCATCGCGGTTGCGCTCGGCATCGGTTATTCGGTGTTCTCCGAACCCGTCTATCGCGCGGACATCCTGGTGCAGGTCGAAGAGAACGCGGGTACCTCGTCCAAGAGCGTGATCGGCGATGTGTCCGCGATGTTCGACGTGAAGACCGCGACGTCCGGCGAGGCCCAGGTGATCGGCTCGCGCATGGTGGTGGGCCGCGCGGTCGACAAGCTCAATCTCGACATCGAAGCGGCGCCGCGCTACTTCCCGCTGTTCGGCCGCTGGCTCGCCCGTCATTCCGATCATCTGTCGACGCCGGGACCGCACGGCTACGTGTACGGCAACGAGCGCATCAAAGTGTCGAAATTCGATGTGCCGGAAGAGCTGTTCGATCGTCCGTTCGTGCTGAGGATGGGCGAGGGATCGAGCTACGAGCTGCAATACGGCAAGCTGAAGCTCGAAGGCACTGTCGGCCAGGCGCTGAACGCGACGACCAACTACGGGCCGCTGACGCTCGTCGTCGACCGGATCGACGCGAAGCCCGGTGCGACGTTCGAGGTGCGGCGCCAGTCCGCGCTGACGACGACCGAAAAGCTGCGCAAGGAATTGACGATCTCCGAAAAAGGCAAGGAGTCCGACATCCTCGGCGTGTCGCTCGAAGGCAGCGATCCGAATAAGATCAGCGCGATTCTCGGGACCATCGCGGGCGAATACGTGAGCCAGAACCTGAAGCGCAAATCCGAGGAAGCGGAGCGTTCGATCCGTTTCCTCGAAATGCAGCTTCCGGAAATGCGCCAGCAGCTTTCCGATTCGGAAACGCGCTTCAACGACTTCCGCGCGAAGCATGGCACCGTCGATCTCGGCGAGGAAGCGACCAACCTGTTGCAGCTGTCGGTTCAGGCGCAGACGCGGCTCGCGGAACTCCAGCAGAAGCGCAATGAACTGCTGTCGCGCTTCACCGACCAGCATCCGGCCGTGCAGTCGGTCAACGCGCAGTTGCGCGCGGCGCAACAGGAAGCGAAAGATCTCGCGAGCCGGACGCAGTCGCTGCCGCCGCTCGAACAGAACGTGCTGCGCCTGCAGCGCGACGTGCAGGTCGGCACCGAACTCGACACCTCGCTGCGCAATACGCTCGAACAGCTGAAGCTGATCAAGGCGGGCAAGGCCGGCAACGTGCGCATCGTCGACGGCGCCGTCGCGCCCGATACGCCGGTGCGGCCCAAGCCGCTCCTGATCATCATCGGCGCGCTGATGCTCGGCGTGTTCGTCGGTTCGGTGATTGCGCTCGTGCGTCAGCGTCTGTTCGACGCGATCGACGATCCGTACGAAGTCGAGCTGCGCACCGGTCTGCCGGTCTACGCGAGCGTGCCGTTCAGCCGTCAGGAAGAGCGCTTCGCGCACAGCCGTCGCCGGCCGGAGTCGAAGGCGCTGGTGCTCGCGGGCGAAGCGGTGATCGATCCGGCGATCGAAAGTCTGCGTGGCTTTCGCACCGCGCTCGAATTCACGATGACCAAGGCGCGCAACCATATCGTGCTGATCACGGGCCCGACGCCGGGCATCGGCAAGTCGTTCGTGTCGCTGAACCTCGCCGCGGTCATCGGTGCGACCGGCAAGCGCGTGCTGCTGGTCGACGGTGACCTGCGCCGCGGCTTCCTGCATCGGCATCTCGGCGGCGATCGCGGTCCCGGCCTGTCCGATCTGATCCAGGGCGCGTACCGCCCCGAAGAGCTGATTCGCGCGACCCGTTTCCAGGGTGTCGATTTCATCGCCAGCGGCCGCCAGGTTGCGAGCCCGAGCGACGTGTTGTCGAACACGCGGCTCGAGTCGGTGCTGCGCCAGGTCGCGACCGGCTACGACGTCGTGCTGCTCGACGGACCGCCGGTGCTGCTCGCCGCGGATGCGGTGCGGCTCGCGTGCGTGGCTGGCACGACGTTCTTCGTCGCGCGTCAGGGTGTGACGGGCATCGGCGAGCTGCGTGAGTCGGTCCGCCAGATGCAGAAGGTCGGCCTGCCGGTGCGCGGCGTGATCATGAACGGACTGAAGATGCGGCCGGGACGCTACAGCTACGGCTACGGACGCTATCGCTACGCGGCCTACATCTATAAACCGTACGACCGATGA
- a CDS encoding glycosyltransferase, whose protein sequence is MQRCRVLVINDYAHMGGAEVVYQQSAELLGTLRGVEVERFDDSQFSGRSTMLTRSWNMTAARALEKTLHRFRPHRLMVHNYHNVLSPSILSVIAHNQRQFGYRAYHTCHDYHLVYYNPSLQYFDKDKRPIILPLDVLRTRAVLTLRPTPKGLVHDLMTKAWWHAVRAAYQPARVFDRILCPSLFMQQALHRVGIENTVIVHNPSAVPSAMPIVTVRGKERFNIAFVGRISPEKGLLQFLTLCEAAGFERINSIGVYGDGPDRAAIEERYASLIAERKLILFGTMPQQQLFPAMREFADAVVVPSVGAENAPLVVVEAAMLGLPVLIRDGGSMAVTAESVGNKIKFNFDPGSLKQALGELAVHLADEHRKYDVGEYLPEHYARRLAEIMHIGESSAPIAPSRRRARYADNPRPAP, encoded by the coding sequence ATGCAGCGTTGCAGGGTACTGGTGATCAACGATTACGCGCACATGGGCGGCGCGGAAGTGGTCTATCAACAATCGGCCGAGCTATTGGGCACGCTGCGCGGCGTCGAGGTCGAGCGTTTCGACGATAGCCAGTTTTCCGGCCGCTCGACGATGCTGACGCGCTCCTGGAACATGACCGCCGCGCGCGCACTCGAAAAGACGCTGCACCGTTTCCGGCCGCATCGGCTGATGGTGCACAACTACCACAACGTGCTGTCGCCTTCGATTCTCAGCGTGATCGCGCACAACCAGCGTCAGTTCGGTTACCGCGCGTATCACACCTGCCACGACTATCACCTCGTCTACTACAACCCGTCGCTGCAGTACTTCGACAAGGACAAGCGGCCGATCATTCTGCCGCTCGACGTGCTGCGCACCCGCGCGGTCCTCACGTTGCGGCCGACGCCGAAGGGCCTCGTGCACGATCTGATGACGAAGGCGTGGTGGCATGCGGTACGCGCGGCCTATCAGCCCGCGCGCGTGTTCGACAGGATCTTGTGCCCGAGCCTGTTCATGCAGCAGGCGCTGCATCGCGTGGGCATCGAGAACACGGTGATCGTGCACAATCCGTCGGCGGTGCCGAGCGCGATGCCGATCGTCACGGTGCGTGGCAAGGAACGCTTCAACATCGCGTTCGTCGGACGGATCTCGCCCGAGAAAGGCCTGCTGCAATTTCTGACGCTCTGCGAGGCGGCGGGCTTCGAGCGCATCAATAGCATCGGCGTGTATGGCGACGGGCCGGATCGCGCGGCGATCGAAGAACGTTACGCGTCGCTGATCGCCGAGCGCAAGCTGATCCTGTTCGGCACGATGCCGCAGCAGCAGTTGTTTCCCGCGATGCGCGAGTTCGCCGATGCGGTGGTCGTGCCGTCGGTGGGCGCGGAGAACGCGCCCCTCGTCGTCGTCGAGGCGGCGATGCTCGGCCTGCCGGTGCTGATTCGCGATGGCGGCAGCATGGCGGTGACCGCGGAATCGGTCGGCAACAAGATCAAGTTCAATTTCGATCCGGGCAGTCTGAAACAGGCGCTCGGCGAGTTGGCCGTTCATCTGGCCGATGAGCACAGAAAGTACGACGTCGGAGAATATCTGCCCGAGCATTACGCGCGGCGTCTGGCCGAAATCATGCACATCGGCGAAAGCTCGGCGCCCATCGCGCCGTCGCGCCGGCGCGCGCGTTATGCAGATAATCCGCGTCCGGCGCCCTGA
- a CDS encoding polysaccharide deacetylase family protein, giving the protein MKRYKALVKEMLAGFVLMSGLAWCTRKLLWRDRVAVLLYHDPDPDTLDRHLTYLSKLCEFVPLTDVSAPGRGRPRVAITLDDGHVGNAKLLPVFIKHKVRPTIFLCSRIVGRPRSHWWLHPGSLRVGHERLKRMTNEERLAALAAQGYQQDGDDRPTGLSIEQMQAMREHVDFQAHTRFHPILTHCSDAESEAEISDSRREIAALLQQPCEHFAYPNGNYGEREVEFVRAAGFKTARTCDIGWNDQHTDPYRLRTIIIDDAASTLRFAAQLSGIALFLRYLRERGGWRGKFPQF; this is encoded by the coding sequence ATGAAGCGCTACAAGGCGCTCGTGAAGGAGATGCTCGCGGGCTTCGTGTTGATGTCAGGGCTCGCGTGGTGCACGCGCAAGCTGCTGTGGCGCGATCGCGTAGCCGTGCTGCTTTATCACGATCCCGATCCGGACACGCTCGACCGTCACCTGACCTATCTGAGCAAGCTGTGCGAGTTCGTGCCATTGACCGACGTCAGCGCGCCCGGCCGCGGCCGGCCGCGCGTGGCGATCACGCTCGACGACGGCCACGTGGGCAACGCGAAGCTATTGCCGGTGTTCATCAAGCACAAGGTGCGCCCGACGATCTTCCTGTGCAGCCGCATCGTCGGACGGCCGCGCAGTCACTGGTGGCTGCATCCGGGTTCGCTGCGCGTCGGCCATGAACGTCTGAAGCGCATGACGAACGAAGAGCGCCTCGCCGCGCTGGCGGCTCAAGGCTACCAGCAGGACGGCGACGACCGGCCGACCGGCCTGTCGATCGAACAGATGCAGGCGATGCGCGAGCACGTCGACTTCCAGGCGCATACGCGCTTCCATCCGATCCTCACGCATTGCAGCGACGCTGAAAGCGAGGCCGAAATCAGCGACAGCCGCCGTGAAATTGCGGCGCTGCTGCAACAGCCGTGCGAGCACTTCGCGTATCCGAACGGCAATTACGGCGAGCGCGAAGTGGAGTTCGTGCGCGCGGCGGGCTTCAAAACCGCGCGGACCTGCGACATCGGCTGGAACGATCAGCACACCGATCCGTACCGGTTGCGCACGATCATCATCGACGATGCGGCGTCGACGCTGCGCTTCGCGGCGCAATTGAGCGGCATTGCGCTGTTTCTGCGTTATCTGCGCGAGAGGGGCGGCTGGCGCGGCAAGTTTCCGCAGTTTTGA
- a CDS encoding FAD-dependent oxidoreductase yields the protein MSLTDTIIIGAGPYGSSLAAHLKAAGVDHQILGEPMGAWRNYMPPGMLLRSEAFASSMHAPRSGFTVEDFCRLKGLPYRPLGMALPLETFVEYGLWFQSNLVGDIQPVDVLALRRVGDQFQLSLSDGRSLAARRVVIALGLKGFAQTPPALQDLPPQYASHSELYGNLEWARGKDIAIVGGGQSALGLSALLNELGARAHVLMRESSVVWHERPHGGRNILSRIKGPDAGLGRGWRSLFLSEFPGVFHMLDPRRRKLIMEHTYGASGAWWLHDRVVGKVQISHRTVVRSAAIENDRVVLNVLTDGKEARVSADHVIAATGFKTDMRQHAFLSKDLADAISNQGGMPDLSSHYETRVRGLYVIGPASAHSFGPVMRFVYGTKHASPTVARHLIGSLKAGSRQRAWPVAHAPMPERSGE from the coding sequence ATGTCTTTGACCGATACCATCATCATTGGCGCGGGGCCCTACGGGTCATCTCTTGCCGCGCATCTGAAGGCCGCCGGCGTGGATCACCAGATCCTCGGGGAACCGATGGGAGCGTGGCGAAACTACATGCCGCCCGGCATGCTGCTGCGCTCCGAAGCTTTCGCGTCGAGCATGCACGCGCCGCGCAGCGGCTTTACCGTCGAAGACTTCTGCCGCCTGAAAGGCCTGCCTTACCGGCCGCTCGGCATGGCGCTGCCGCTCGAGACCTTCGTCGAGTACGGGCTGTGGTTCCAGTCGAATCTGGTCGGCGATATCCAGCCGGTCGACGTGCTCGCATTGCGCCGCGTCGGCGATCAGTTCCAGCTGTCGCTGAGCGACGGCCGCTCGCTCGCCGCGCGCCGGGTCGTGATCGCGCTCGGCCTGAAGGGCTTCGCGCAAACTCCGCCGGCGCTGCAGGACTTGCCGCCGCAGTATGCGTCGCATTCGGAGCTGTACGGCAACCTCGAGTGGGCGCGCGGCAAGGACATTGCGATCGTCGGCGGCGGGCAGTCGGCGCTCGGGCTGTCCGCGCTGCTCAACGAGCTCGGCGCACGCGCGCACGTGCTGATGCGCGAGAGCAGCGTGGTGTGGCACGAGCGGCCGCACGGCGGGCGCAACATCCTGTCGCGCATCAAGGGGCCCGACGCGGGGCTCGGGCGCGGCTGGCGGTCGCTGTTCCTGTCCGAGTTTCCCGGCGTGTTCCACATGCTCGACCCGCGACGCCGCAAGCTGATCATGGAGCACACGTATGGCGCGTCTGGCGCGTGGTGGCTGCATGATCGCGTGGTCGGCAAGGTACAGATATCGCATCGCACCGTGGTGCGCTCCGCGGCGATCGAAAACGACCGCGTCGTTCTGAACGTGCTGACCGACGGCAAGGAAGCACGCGTGAGCGCCGATCACGTGATCGCCGCGACCGGCTTCAAAACCGACATGCGCCAGCACGCGTTCCTGTCGAAAGATCTGGCCGACGCGATTTCGAATCAAGGCGGCATGCCCGACCTGAGCTCGCACTACGAAACGCGCGTGCGCGGCCTCTATGTGATCGGACCCGCGTCCGCGCATAGCTTCGGGCCCGTGATGCGCTTCGTCTATGGAACCAAGCACGCGTCGCCGACCGTGGCGCGGCACCTTATCGGCTCGTTGAAAGCGGGCTCGCGGCAACGCGCGTGGCCCGTCGCCCATGCACCCATGCCGGAGCGCTCAGGTGAATAA
- a CDS encoding carboxylate--amine ligase — MIELGKRFDRLPVLILTDEDAVHAVSENRLALSHWYRFRLPADDTVKMLSSKARFHEFAQSHGFPVPRSVVLEKLADIERLAELRYPCVLKPDDKRNVLRGEKERAVRVDTLQHARDRAIAMLATPGGIIAQEWIEGPDSNIHFTLFYRGADGNMVSMFTGRKVLSSPPGVGNTAICVAAPEARGTLEPLTRRFAEAAGFDGMGSIEYKWDDNYNEFVMVEPTVGRTDWQEEIATLCGVNIPLAAYRHELGLPLPVERPSRLPVAWRATFSDRPPPELLSERTKIFDGYFRWDDPFPALQHYVVMNPLRRMKRSWKKAIRAPESRQAKA; from the coding sequence ATGATCGAACTCGGCAAGCGTTTCGATCGTCTGCCGGTTCTGATTCTGACCGACGAAGACGCGGTGCATGCGGTGTCGGAAAATCGGCTGGCTTTGTCGCACTGGTATCGATTCCGTTTGCCCGCCGACGACACCGTCAAGATGTTGTCGAGCAAGGCGCGCTTTCACGAATTCGCACAGAGCCACGGCTTTCCGGTGCCGCGCTCGGTCGTGCTCGAAAAGCTTGCCGACATCGAACGGCTGGCCGAATTGCGCTACCCGTGCGTGCTGAAACCAGACGACAAGCGCAACGTGCTGCGTGGCGAGAAAGAACGCGCGGTGCGCGTCGACACGCTGCAGCATGCACGCGATCGCGCGATCGCGATGCTGGCGACACCAGGCGGAATCATCGCGCAGGAGTGGATCGAAGGTCCCGACAGCAACATTCACTTCACGCTGTTCTATCGCGGCGCCGACGGCAACATGGTCAGCATGTTCACCGGCCGCAAGGTGTTGAGCTCGCCGCCGGGCGTCGGCAACACCGCGATCTGCGTGGCCGCGCCCGAAGCGCGCGGGACGCTCGAACCGCTGACGCGGCGCTTCGCCGAGGCGGCCGGTTTCGACGGCATGGGCAGCATCGAGTACAAGTGGGACGACAACTACAACGAGTTCGTGATGGTCGAGCCGACGGTCGGCCGCACGGACTGGCAGGAGGAGATCGCGACGCTGTGCGGCGTCAACATTCCGCTTGCCGCGTACCGCCATGAACTCGGCCTGCCGTTGCCAGTCGAGCGCCCGAGCCGGCTACCGGTTGCGTGGCGCGCGACGTTTTCCGACCGGCCGCCGCCCGAACTGCTGAGCGAACGCACCAAAATTTTCGATGGCTATTTCCGCTGGGACGATCCGTTCCCAGCGTTGCAGCACTATGTCGTGATGAATCCGCTCCGACGCATGAAGCGCAGCTGGAAAAAAGCGATCAGGGCGCCCGAGTCGCGTCAGGCGAAAGCCTGA
- a CDS encoding pyridoxal-phosphate-dependent aminotransferase family protein, whose amino-acid sequence MPTSTSTTVASSVPCPVVESLDAILPEEPLLMMGAGPVPIPAAVAKANAIVINHLGGTMAKVVNQVKTMARYVFQTQSKWVLGVAGPGSGAMEMAICNLAWEGTRMLCIKNGFFSDRMGEMSRRVGAKVTTLEVADRTVASLDQVADALRRERPEVVTVVQGETSNTVWNHHLKDIVALAKEAGALVIVDAVCTLSTMPLEMDNWGIDAVITGGQKGLSSIPGVSLIAFSDAAWARVKGRTVPNTHWCLDASLAENFWHNAGYHYTAPVSGVLALHEALRLVCAETLEKRFARHLKCSLALQQGVTAMGLQLYAPENCRLNSVIGIEVPDGLSPADVCAHISRQHQVEIAGSFGLPIVRIGQMGEQCREHNLFRTVHALGRTMVDLGVKVDLPAGVAALERGLSEGK is encoded by the coding sequence ATGCCGACTTCAACCTCTACTACCGTTGCTTCGTCCGTCCCCTGTCCGGTTGTCGAATCGCTCGACGCCATCCTTCCCGAAGAACCGCTGCTGATGATGGGCGCCGGTCCCGTGCCGATTCCCGCCGCGGTCGCGAAGGCCAATGCGATCGTGATCAACCATCTGGGCGGCACGATGGCGAAGGTGGTGAACCAGGTGAAGACGATGGCGCGCTACGTGTTCCAGACGCAGTCGAAGTGGGTGCTCGGCGTGGCAGGACCGGGATCGGGCGCGATGGAGATGGCGATCTGCAATCTCGCGTGGGAAGGCACGCGCATGCTGTGCATCAAGAACGGCTTCTTCAGCGACCGCATGGGCGAAATGAGCCGGCGCGTCGGCGCGAAGGTGACCACGCTCGAAGTCGCGGACCGCACGGTCGCGAGTCTCGATCAGGTCGCCGACGCGCTGCGCCGCGAGCGTCCCGAGGTCGTCACGGTCGTGCAGGGCGAGACTTCGAACACCGTGTGGAACCATCATCTGAAAGACATCGTCGCGCTCGCGAAGGAAGCCGGCGCGCTCGTGATCGTGGACGCCGTCTGCACGCTGAGCACGATGCCGCTCGAAATGGACAACTGGGGCATCGACGCGGTGATTACCGGCGGCCAGAAGGGCTTGTCGTCGATTCCGGGTGTGTCGCTGATCGCGTTCTCAGACGCGGCGTGGGCGCGCGTCAAAGGCCGCACGGTGCCCAACACGCACTGGTGCCTCGATGCGTCGCTGGCGGAAAACTTCTGGCACAACGCCGGCTATCACTACACGGCACCGGTGTCGGGCGTACTCGCTTTGCACGAGGCGCTGCGGCTCGTCTGCGCGGAAACGCTGGAGAAGCGCTTCGCGCGCCATCTGAAATGCTCGCTCGCGTTGCAGCAGGGCGTCACCGCGATGGGCCTGCAACTGTATGCGCCGGAGAATTGCCGGCTCAACTCGGTGATCGGCATCGAGGTGCCTGACGGCCTGAGTCCCGCCGACGTCTGCGCGCATATCTCGCGACAGCATCAGGTGGAAATCGCTGGCTCGTTCGGTTTGCCGATCGTGCGGATCGGCCAGATGGGCGAGCAGTGCCGCGAGCACAACCTGTTTCGCACCGTGCACGCGCTCGGCCGCACGATGGTCGATCTTGGCGTCAAGGTCGATCTGCCGGCGGGTGTCGCGGCGCTCGAGCGCGGATTGAGCGAAGGTAAATAA